A window from Anomalospiza imberbis isolate Cuckoo-Finch-1a 21T00152 chromosome 8, ASM3175350v1, whole genome shotgun sequence encodes these proteins:
- the SLC18A3 gene encoding vesicular acetylcholine transporter, with protein sequence MSEAGGAGRARAAVERLSEAVGERRRRLGTAMGEARRQRRLLLMVVCVALLLDNMLYMVIVPIIPDYIAAMRGGGGTAGPSAPAGGNGSGGGNRSLLPARYPPASGSNEDVQIGVLFASKAMLQLLVNPLSGTLIDRVGYEAPLLAGLAVLFLSTATFAFAENYATLFAARSLQGLGSAFADTAGIALIADRYAEEPARSRALGTALACISFGSLAAPPFGGVLYEFAGKRVPFLVLACVCLLDGLLLLVLAPPGGTGARANMPVGTPIHRLMIDPYIAVVAGALATCNIPLAFLEPTIANWMKDSMGASEWEVGLTWLPAFFPHVLGVYVTVQLAAAYPHLQWFYGALGMAIIGASSCLVPACRNFGQVIIPLCGICFGIALVDTALLPTLAFLVDVRHVSVYGSVYAIADISYCVAYALGPIVAGQIVHTMGFAQLNLGMGLANVLYAPVLLFLKNVCQMKPSHSERNILLEEGPKGLYDTIKMEERKGMGKSLQPAGEMDENSMGSYHRDLKGVSEEDSSDYEYS encoded by the coding sequence ATGTCGGAggcggggggcgcgggccgGGCGCGGGCCGCCGTGGAGCGGCTCTCGGAGGCGGTgggcgagcggcggcggcggctgggCACCGCCATGGGGGAGGcacggcggcagcggcggctgCTGCTGATGGTGGTGTGCGTGGCGCTTCTGCTGGACAACATGCTCTACATGGTCATCGTGCCCATCATCCCCGACTACATCGCGGCCATGCGCGGCGGCGGGGGCACCGCCGGCCCGTCCGCGCCCGCGGGGGGCAacgggagcggcggcggcaaCCGGAGCCTTCTGCCTGCGCGGTACCCGCCGGCCTCGGGGAGCAACGAGGACGTGCAGATCGGGGTGCTGTTCGCCTCCAAAGccatgctgcagctgctggtgaACCCCCTCAGCGGCACCCTCATCGACCGCGTGGGCTACGAGGCGCCGCTGCTGGCCGGGCTGGCCGTCCTGTTCCTCTCCACCGCCACCTTCGCCTTCGCCGAGAACTACGCGACGTTGTTCGCGGCGCGCAgtctgcaggggctgggctctgcctttGCGGACACCGCCGGCATCGCCCTCATCGCTGACCGCTACGCCGAGGAGCCGGCGCGGAGCCGCGCCCTGGGCACGGCGCTGGCCTGCATCTCCTTCGGCAGCCTGGCCGCCCCCCCCTTCGGCGGCGTCCTCTACGAGTTCGCGGGCAAGCGGGTGCCCTTCCTGGTGCTGGCCTGCGTCTGCCTCCTCGacgggctgctgctgctggtcctgGCGCCGCCCGGTGGCACCGGGGCACGGGCCAACATGCCTGTCGGCACCCCCATACACCGCCTCATGATTGACCCCTACATTGCCGTGGTGGCAGGGGCCCTGGCCACCTGCAACATCCCCCTGGCCTTCCTGGAGCCCACCATCGCCAACTGGATGAAGGATTCCATGGGGGCCAGTGAGTGGGAGGTGGGCCTCACCTGGCTGCCCGCCTTCTTCCCCCACGTGCTGGGCGTCTACGTCACCGTCCAACTGGCTGCTGCGTACCCACACCTGCAGTGGTTTTACGGGGCCCTGGGCATGGCCATCATCGGTGCCAGCTCCTGCTTGGTGCCCGCCTGCAGGAATTTCGGGCAGGTCATCATTCCCCTCTGTGGCATCTGCTTCGGCATCGCCCTGgtggacacagccctgctgcccaccctggcTTTCCTGGTGGACGTGCGTCACGTCTCTGTCTATGGCAGCGTCTACGCCATTGCAGACATCTCCTACTGTGTGGCATATGCTCTGGGGCCCATCGTGGCCGGCCAGATTGTGCACACCATGGGCTTTGCGCAGCTCAACCTGGGCATGGGGCTTGCCAACGTGCTTTATGCTCCTGTCCTTCTCTTCCTCAAAAATGTCTGCCAAATGAAACCCTCTCACTCAGAGAGGAACATCCTCCTTGAAGAAGGACCTAAGGGACTCTATGACACCATCAAAATGGAGGAACGCAAAGGCATGGGCAAAAGCCTCCAGCCAGCGGGCGAGATGGATGAGAACAGCATGGGTTCTTACCACAGAGACCTGAAAGGGGTGTCTGAGGAGGACTCATCCGACTATGAGTACAGTTAG